One genomic window of Anaerofustis stercorihominis DSM 17244 includes the following:
- the cdaA gene encoding diadenylate cyclase CdaA: MSQITSFFNQIFQSFTILSAIDILIMTFIIYAIIRLIKGTQAEQVAKGIIIILVITQVSDWIGLVTVNFVFKNIITVGLLALLIMFQPELRKMLETIGKTNVKHLKDIFMEKDLDSPSVAVDQIVESVSALSKTKTGLLVVIERQVPLDDVVETGVKLDSLLSTELLNNIFQYATPLHDGAVIINSETLRIRAAACLLPLSQNKNLSTSIGTRHRAGIGISEHSDCVSLMVSEENGVISYAIGGKLSRFVGERGIRRILTEILIKEPSHKNGKSKILRRKNSDGKK, translated from the coding sequence ATGTCTCAGATAACATCTTTTTTTAATCAGATATTTCAATCTTTTACTATATTATCGGCGATCGATATTCTTATAATGACTTTTATTATATATGCTATTATTAGGCTAATAAAAGGAACTCAAGCGGAGCAGGTAGCAAAGGGAATAATCATAATTTTGGTAATAACCCAAGTCAGTGACTGGATCGGGTTGGTTACCGTTAATTTTGTATTTAAAAATATAATTACCGTTGGATTACTGGCATTACTGATAATGTTTCAGCCTGAGCTTAGAAAAATGCTTGAAACTATCGGTAAAACAAATGTTAAACATTTAAAAGATATATTTATGGAAAAGGATTTGGATTCTCCAAGCGTTGCCGTGGATCAAATAGTTGAGAGTGTAAGTGCATTATCAAAAACCAAGACCGGTTTACTTGTTGTAATCGAAAGACAAGTTCCGCTTGATGATGTGGTTGAAACTGGAGTCAAACTTGATAGTTTACTAAGTACGGAACTATTAAATAATATATTTCAGTATGCTACACCGCTTCATGACGGAGCCGTTATAATAAACAGCGAAACCCTTAGGATAAGAGCAGCCGCTTGTCTTCTTCCATTGTCACAAAACAAAAATCTTTCTACCAGTATAGGAACAAGGCATCGTGCTGGTATCGGTATAAGCGAACATTCAGACTGTGTATCACTCATGGTTTCCGAAGAAAACGGAGTTATCTCTTATGCTATAGGGGGTAAACTTTCAAGATTTGTAGGAGAAAGAGGAATAAGGAGAATATTGACTGAAATATTGATAAAAGAACCTTCTCATAAAAATGGTAAATCTAAAATACTAAGGAGAAAAAACAGTGATGGGAAAAAATAA
- a CDS encoding DegV family protein, with the protein MKVNILTDSTADLTKEQMSEHDINVYPLNIYFGEEEYIDGVTINHREFFDKLSTCTELPTTSQIPVGQLRDLFLKFTENGEEVVVITLSSKLSGSYNSALLVRDSLDMDRKSRVHLIDSMSVTLGLCNIVLEACKLRDKGLKGKDIEEEINRIKSKSTLLALIEDYKYLVMGGRLSKATAFIGNTLNIMPVIEITGGEVVPIKKVRGRKKGYQFIIEKARAYGIDTSKAFFMGHIDDEEAFKHFEEYMLNNFDELENIDISPVKNIGAVVGTHAGPHCVGIAFFKK; encoded by the coding sequence ATGAAAGTAAACATATTAACCGATTCTACAGCAGATTTAACTAAAGAACAAATGAGTGAACATGATATCAATGTGTATCCTCTAAATATTTATTTTGGGGAAGAAGAATATATAGATGGAGTGACTATCAATCATAGAGAATTTTTTGATAAGTTATCTACCTGTACGGAACTTCCTACGACCAGTCAAATTCCTGTAGGACAGCTCAGGGATTTATTTTTGAAATTTACCGAGAATGGGGAAGAAGTAGTTGTAATAACGTTGTCGAGTAAGCTCAGTGGTTCTTATAATTCTGCTTTACTTGTCAGAGATTCTTTGGATATGGACAGGAAAAGCAGGGTTCATCTTATCGATTCAATGAGCGTGACCTTAGGACTGTGTAATATAGTTCTAGAAGCATGCAAACTTAGAGATAAAGGTTTAAAAGGCAAAGATATAGAAGAAGAAATAAATAGGATTAAATCTAAAAGTACTCTTTTGGCTTTAATCGAAGATTATAAATATCTTGTAATGGGAGGCAGGCTTTCAAAAGCAACTGCATTTATAGGAAATACTTTAAATATCATGCCTGTGATTGAAATCACCGGAGGTGAAGTAGTTCCTATAAAAAAAGTAAGAGGAAGGAAGAAAGGTTATCAATTTATAATAGAAAAAGCAAGAGCGTATGGTATAGACACCTCCAAAGCTTTTTTCATGGGGCATATTGATGATGAAGAAGCTTTTAAGCATTTTGAAGAATATATGTTAAATAATTTTGATGAATTGGAAAATATCGATATATCTCCGGTAAAAAATATCGGAGCGGTTGTCGGAACTCATGCCGGTCCTCACTGTGTAGGAATAGCTTTCTTTAAAAAATAA
- the ymfI gene encoding elongation factor P 5-aminopentanone reductase, whose translation MSNKTAVISGASGDIGISLAHAFYNENYDLVLLYNRNQKSIDDFIKVHNSKDIKILPLKADFTDIKEINNVINEIKSNIENIDVLINNAGISLIRFFDETSLEEWDNVFNINVKSAFMLSKAFIPNMINRKKGNIINISSMWGISGASMEVAYSASKAALIGMSKALSKEVGPSNINVNVIAPGVIDTKMNNNLSDEDLKILSKETPIGRLGKPEDVANMAVFLASDKASFITGQVISVDGGFIL comes from the coding sequence ATGTCAAATAAAACTGCAGTAATAAGCGGAGCAAGCGGTGATATAGGTATTTCCCTTGCTCATGCTTTTTATAATGAAAATTATGATTTAGTACTGTTATATAATAGAAATCAAAAATCCATAGATGATTTTATTAAAGTTCATAATAGTAAGGATATAAAGATATTACCTTTAAAAGCCGATTTTACGGATATAAAAGAGATAAATAATGTTATTAATGAGATAAAAAGTAATATTGAAAATATAGATGTTTTAATAAACAATGCGGGAATCAGTTTAATTAGATTTTTTGACGAAACGAGTTTAGAGGAATGGGATAATGTTTTCAATATAAATGTAAAAAGTGCATTTATGTTATCAAAAGCATTTATTCCAAATATGATAAATAGGAAAAAAGGAAATATAATAAATATTTCTTCAATGTGGGGGATAAGCGGAGCCAGTATGGAAGTTGCTTACTCCGCTTCAAAAGCTGCTTTGATTGGTATGAGCAAGGCTCTTTCCAAAGAAGTCGGGCCGAGCAATATAAATGTCAATGTGATAGCACCCGGAGTAATTGATACAAAAATGAATAATAATCTTTCCGATGAGGATTTAAAAATATTATCTAAAGAGACTCCGATCGGTAGACTTGGAAAACCGGAAGATGTTGCAAATATGGCAGTATTTTTAGCAAGTGATAAAGCGTCTTTTATAACTGGACAAGTTATAAGTGTGGACGGCGGATTTATATTATAA
- the rplS gene encoding 50S ribosomal protein L19, with protein sequence MDLLKLVENENLKANVTKFNVGDTVKVHVKVVEGKRERIQVFEGIVLKKQHGGVQETFTVRKISYGVGVERTFPVHSPRIDKIEVTRQGKVRRAKLNYLRDRVGKAAKVKEKRN encoded by the coding sequence ATGGATTTATTAAAACTAGTTGAAAACGAAAACCTTAAAGCTAATGTAACTAAATTTAACGTAGGTGATACTGTAAAAGTTCACGTTAAAGTTGTTGAAGGAAAAAGAGAAAGAATTCAGGTTTTTGAAGGTATTGTGCTTAAGAAACAACATGGCGGAGTTCAAGAAACATTCACAGTAAGAAAAATTTCTTATGGTGTTGGAGTAGAAAGAACTTTCCCGGTACACTCACCAAGAATCGATAAAATCGAAGTAACAAGACAAGGTAAAGTTAGAAGAGCAAAACTTAACTACCTTAGAGACAGAGTGGGTAAAGCTGCTAAAGTTAAAGAAAAAAGAAACTAA
- a CDS encoding immune inhibitor A domain-containing protein, translated as MKNILTNKKIFFTFLFAVLSLFITFNSVFAVTAYPYKSIISQPDGTNFNAYFKGDEYFSYYIDENNNVIVKDDEDNTWKYVINENDKLALGSNVAVNAKNIKSSKDKNIKASVFKNDTKKKEYLKLQEKNSTLRKRETPDPIDLSKVPISKSSKTYKGLKDKNSTTRELPMVIIDVSFQDIETENTEKWYDTIYNDPNGIIAYYKEVSNDKFTVAPVKETNTTHPGTIKVKLDRNHGNRGADFVSDDFDKAIQESLTKAGSTINFKDYDINKNGKIYNNELAVVIIFAGYEAAVPDPAEPNFWASQTTYWEPYLNANDTYIMNFVGFAEKLKQTTSPDEAMNGISTLCHELGHYIGLPDLYDVDYDAGVWSDFANVEYLSLMDGGNWAFEKHEGYVKTKYIPSHLDALSKWMLGYYDESYINKSGEYTLHTASDKDKYNFYIIPTNDANKYFIIENRQFKNFDRVLGPSYKATYGLDRCDPGIVIYRVDSKIIYENYNTNTVNSSYHSPGLSVIKPFGTTHSFPSPMWSDFIYNLNDPENFEKVPYMGMLGREPGYRTDTGIKIDTNISSSDEMTIKVELPNAKVSSIKAKNPDLNNKGGKVSFSVKGKNFYGDMTLSVFDKNGNKINEDWANKVIKNEDVYNITTRNAAINFPENATKVNKNYFVKASFNNGKTYDKVASNLTVKTSYKKQENSNSDKSNISINKNSKSPNSAKTSDEENMNVWFIILSISVLGVIGIGFKLRRNA; from the coding sequence ATGAAAAATATATTAACAAATAAAAAAATATTTTTTACCTTTTTATTTGCAGTATTATCTTTGTTTATAACTTTTAACAGTGTGTTTGCCGTAACGGCATATCCATATAAAAGTATTATATCTCAGCCTGACGGAACAAATTTTAATGCTTATTTTAAAGGGGATGAATACTTTAGTTATTATATCGATGAAAATAATAATGTTATTGTAAAAGACGATGAAGATAACACTTGGAAATATGTAATAAATGAAAATGACAAACTTGCCCTTGGTTCTAATGTAGCTGTAAATGCAAAAAACATCAAATCTTCAAAGGATAAAAATATTAAAGCAAGTGTTTTTAAAAATGATACAAAAAAGAAAGAATACTTAAAACTACAGGAGAAAAACAGTACTTTAAGGAAGAGAGAAACTCCCGATCCTATAGATTTATCGAAGGTACCTATTTCTAAAAGCAGCAAAACATATAAAGGACTTAAGGATAAAAACTCTACAACAAGGGAACTTCCTATGGTAATCATAGATGTAAGTTTTCAAGACATAGAGACAGAGAACACCGAGAAATGGTATGACACTATTTATAATGATCCTAATGGGATAATAGCGTATTATAAAGAAGTCTCCAATGATAAGTTTACGGTGGCTCCTGTCAAAGAAACCAATACGACTCATCCGGGAACTATAAAAGTAAAACTCGACAGAAATCATGGTAATCGGGGTGCAGATTTTGTCAGTGATGATTTCGATAAAGCAATTCAGGAATCTCTAACAAAAGCCGGCTCTACAATAAATTTTAAAGATTATGATATAAATAAAAACGGAAAAATATATAATAACGAACTTGCGGTAGTCATTATTTTCGCAGGATATGAAGCTGCTGTTCCGGATCCCGCTGAACCTAATTTTTGGGCAAGTCAGACAACATATTGGGAACCTTATTTAAATGCTAATGATACATATATAATGAACTTTGTCGGATTTGCGGAAAAGCTTAAACAAACTACTTCTCCTGATGAAGCTATGAACGGTATCTCTACGCTTTGTCATGAACTCGGACATTATATTGGACTGCCTGATTTATATGATGTTGATTATGATGCAGGTGTATGGTCCGATTTTGCAAATGTTGAATATCTAAGTTTGATGGATGGTGGGAACTGGGCTTTTGAAAAGCATGAAGGTTATGTAAAAACTAAGTATATTCCTTCTCATTTAGATGCACTTTCAAAATGGATGTTGGGTTATTATGATGAATCATATATAAATAAAAGCGGAGAGTATACGCTGCATACTGCATCTGATAAGGATAAATATAATTTTTATATAATACCAACAAATGATGCAAATAAATATTTTATTATTGAAAACAGGCAATTTAAAAATTTTGACAGAGTTTTAGGTCCATCATATAAGGCAACATATGGTTTGGATAGGTGTGATCCCGGTATAGTTATTTATAGAGTTGATTCTAAAATAATTTATGAAAATTATAATACGAATACGGTTAACAGCAGTTATCATTCACCGGGATTAAGCGTTATAAAACCATTTGGCACAACTCATTCATTCCCTTCACCTATGTGGAGCGATTTTATCTATAATTTAAATGATCCTGAGAATTTTGAAAAAGTTCCGTATATGGGAATGTTGGGAAGAGAACCCGGTTATAGGACTGATACAGGTATAAAGATTGATACAAATATTTCATCTTCAGATGAAATGACAATTAAAGTTGAGCTTCCAAATGCAAAAGTAAGCTCCATAAAAGCTAAAAATCCCGATCTGAACAACAAAGGCGGGAAGGTTTCTTTTTCCGTAAAAGGTAAAAACTTCTACGGAGATATGACACTCAGTGTGTTCGATAAAAACGGAAATAAAATAAATGAAGATTGGGCTAATAAGGTAATTAAAAATGAAGATGTATATAATATAACGACAAGGAATGCAGCAATCAACTTTCCTGAAAATGCTACAAAAGTAAATAAAAATTATTTTGTCAAAGCTTCTTTCAATAACGGAAAAACTTATGATAAAGTTGCTTCGAATTTAACGGTTAAGACTTCATATAAAAAACAAGAAAACAGTAACAGCGATAAAAGTAATATTTCAATCAACAAAAATTCTAAATCACCAAATTCCGCAAAGACTTCGGATGAAGAAAATATGAATGTTTGGTTTATCATTCTATCAATTTCTGTATTGGGAGTTATAGGTATAGGGTTTAAGCTCAGACGTAATGCGTAA
- a CDS encoding YbbR-like domain-containing protein: MGKNNSTIMTLLISFLLALLLWAYATSDGDNMAYSRIEDIPIAITNTNNLDQNDFVVKLSKEKIESIKVYGKGSLVKSMNSQNIHASVDLKDISSEGTYTLNINIKGIPSDVTVVDQSPNVVKVTVDKMGNKDISIPLIKQTGELKKGYSVLSLSSSVDSVHISGPSNSVDKVKAIVGTVDVYNRSEDFTSNVNLYAVDENGKKIKDVDLSPKTTSVNVNIGRTKDVDIKVKTKGKSKDGYKITSITPNKTKVTISGPEDVLNSIETVNTEVLDLSDITSSIDKKLNLVLPEGVHVVDSKDTVDVSVAVDRDKQKTIYITSFTFDNLPDGLSAEVIDDKVGVLLSGDNALLNEISEKNLVGSLDLSGLTEGTHSVAIKISTQGLPDGVKIQSVSKNTVSVKITKGQI, encoded by the coding sequence ATGGGAAAAAATAATAGCACAATAATGACATTATTGATTTCTTTTCTTTTAGCTTTACTTTTATGGGCATATGCTACGAGTGACGGTGATAATATGGCTTATAGCAGGATAGAGGATATTCCTATCGCAATTACAAATACAAATAATTTAGATCAAAATGATTTTGTAGTAAAATTATCAAAAGAAAAGATTGAAAGTATAAAAGTATACGGAAAAGGCTCTTTGGTAAAAAGTATGAATAGTCAAAATATCCATGCAAGTGTGGATTTAAAAGATATTTCTTCAGAAGGGACCTATACTTTAAATATAAATATTAAAGGTATCCCAAGTGATGTTACCGTTGTTGATCAATCTCCTAATGTTGTAAAGGTAACGGTTGATAAAATGGGTAATAAAGACATAAGTATCCCATTGATTAAGCAGACCGGAGAACTTAAGAAAGGGTATAGTGTCCTATCCCTTTCTTCCAGTGTAGACAGTGTGCATATATCGGGACCTTCAAACAGTGTAGACAAAGTAAAAGCCATTGTCGGTACGGTAGATGTTTATAACAGAAGCGAAGATTTTACTTCAAATGTTAATTTATATGCTGTCGATGAGAATGGTAAAAAAATAAAAGATGTCGATTTATCTCCTAAAACTACGAGCGTTAATGTAAATATAGGGAGGACCAAAGACGTTGATATAAAGGTAAAAACGAAAGGGAAGTCTAAAGACGGCTATAAAATTACAAGTATAACTCCTAATAAAACTAAAGTAACAATTTCAGGTCCTGAAGATGTATTGAACTCAATCGAAACAGTAAATACCGAAGTTTTGGATTTATCAGATATAACTTCTTCAATTGATAAGAAGCTGAATTTAGTTTTGCCTGAAGGAGTTCATGTAGTGGATTCGAAGGATACCGTGGATGTCAGTGTTGCTGTTGACAGAGATAAACAAAAAACAATATATATAACATCGTTTACTTTTGATAATCTACCTGACGGACTCAGTGCAGAAGTGATCGATGACAAAGTCGGTGTTTTACTTTCGGGGGACAATGCTTTATTGAATGAAATAAGCGAAAAAAACCTTGTTGGCTCACTTGATTTATCGGGATTGACGGAAGGAACTCATTCTGTTGCAATAAAAATCAGTACCCAGGGATTACCTGACGGCGTAAAAATTCAAAGTGTAAGTAAAAATACAGTAAGCGTAAAAATAACAAAAGGACAAATATAA
- the glmM gene encoding phosphoglucosamine mutase, giving the protein MGRLFGTDGVRGVANTQLTSKLAHKIGYAATIKLTKDNDKAPTFVVGMDTRISGDMIYAGLVSGIMSAGGNVLNAGIIPTPAVSVLVKEFNADSGIVISASHNPYEYNGIKFFSKTGHKLPDEVEDEIERYIFDKVRDRNIVGDKVGRETKIAYPGDIYIKYLLSKLNIDSLEGLNIVLDLANGATYKVGPEIFKKLGANAVLIANDPNGVNINNKCGSTSVKNLSSKVLETNADFGIAFDGDGDRVIFVDDKGKEFDGDKIMYLLSCYLKDKGKLNKDTLVLTVMSNLGVKKALKAKGINISETGVGDRYVVERMLEEGYNIGGEQSGHVIISDINSTGDGIATALLVCKAAKEYGKNVTELTKDLVIYPQVLVNATVNNDKKNDYDKDDVIVSAIKKIEEKYAGNGRVLIRTSGTEPLVRVMIEGENQDEIKKDATVLAKLIEERLV; this is encoded by the coding sequence ATGGGAAGATTATTTGGAACAGACGGAGTAAGAGGGGTAGCAAATACGCAGTTGACATCCAAATTGGCGCACAAAATAGGATATGCGGCTACAATAAAATTAACAAAGGATAATGATAAAGCACCTACTTTTGTGGTAGGTATGGATACAAGGATTTCAGGAGACATGATTTATGCCGGATTAGTAAGCGGGATAATGTCTGCAGGAGGAAATGTTTTAAATGCAGGTATCATACCAACACCTGCTGTTTCCGTTTTAGTTAAAGAGTTCAATGCCGACAGCGGTATAGTTATTTCCGCTTCTCATAATCCATATGAATATAACGGAATAAAGTTCTTCAGTAAGACGGGGCATAAACTTCCGGATGAAGTGGAAGATGAGATAGAACGATATATATTCGACAAAGTAAGAGACAGGAATATTGTCGGAGATAAAGTAGGAAGAGAAACTAAAATTGCTTATCCGGGAGATATTTATATAAAATATTTATTATCTAAATTAAATATAGATTCTTTGGAAGGTCTTAATATCGTATTGGATTTAGCAAACGGTGCTACATATAAAGTCGGACCGGAAATCTTTAAAAAACTAGGTGCCAATGCTGTCTTGATCGCAAACGATCCTAATGGAGTAAATATCAATAATAAATGCGGTTCCACAAGTGTTAAGAACTTATCAAGTAAAGTTTTGGAGACCAATGCTGATTTTGGGATAGCTTTTGACGGCGACGGTGATAGAGTCATTTTTGTAGACGACAAAGGTAAGGAATTTGACGGAGATAAGATAATGTACCTCTTAAGCTGTTATTTAAAGGATAAAGGCAAATTGAATAAGGATACTTTAGTTCTTACGGTAATGAGTAATCTTGGCGTAAAAAAAGCTTTGAAGGCTAAAGGCATAAATATCAGTGAAACCGGGGTCGGTGACAGATACGTTGTGGAAAGAATGTTGGAAGAAGGATATAATATCGGCGGAGAGCAATCTGGTCATGTCATTATCTCTGATATAAATTCTACCGGCGACGGAATAGCTACAGCTTTGCTTGTTTGTAAAGCGGCGAAAGAATATGGTAAGAATGTAACGGAGCTTACAAAAGATTTGGTTATTTATCCTCAGGTACTGGTAAATGCAACTGTAAATAACGACAAAAAGAATGATTATGATAAAGATGATGTTATAGTGTCTGCTATTAAAAAGATAGAAGAGAAATATGCGGGAAACGGCAGGGTCCTTATCAGAACAAGCGGAACAGAACCTTTGGTCAGAGTTATGATTGAAGGTGAAAATCAGGATGAAATCAAGAAGGATGCGACTGTACTTGCTAAATTGATTGAAGAAAGATTAGTTTGA
- a CDS encoding NAD(P)/FAD-dependent oxidoreductase, giving the protein MRKYLIENIKINIESLTHSGEREVIINKLKLTEQKVKDLKIIRKSLDARKRNTDGIFYVYSVVLSYPTKPKARSFKVSVYENKKENLINYNKNKEIKPIIVGSGPSGLFAALYLAKMGYKPIIFERGEEIKDRVGTVKDFFDNAVLDENSNVQFGLGGAGTFSDGKINSRIKSPLKNEVLDTFISCGAPREIKYLNKPHLGTDKLRTIVDDLKALIEYYGGEFKFSSTVTDIIVDNDKVKGVVVNDKDEFLSDVVIMGIGNGARDTFKMLHKHNVSMVSKSFALGFRVEHLREDIDRCCYSDYAGHKVLGAADYNLTYHDEETKKGVYSFCNCPGGVVVAGASSKGQVVTNGMSFRSRNMINTNSAIVVNVNENDYGNDLFSGIKFQEDLERKAYEMGGSDYKAPYMSIYDFLGLKGKTNVKPSYLPGVKESDLNQLLPENLNNAIKNSLISFNNFFETFYNGIITGVETRTSSPVRILRDKNTLESENIKGLYPIGEGAGYAGGILSSAVDGIKAALAINEN; this is encoded by the coding sequence GTGAGAAAATATTTAATTGAAAATATAAAAATAAATATAGAAAGTCTAACTCATAGCGGAGAGAGAGAAGTAATAATCAATAAACTTAAACTTACCGAACAAAAGGTTAAGGATTTAAAAATCATAAGGAAATCGCTAGACGCAAGAAAAAGGAATACTGACGGGATTTTCTATGTTTATTCCGTTGTACTTTCGTATCCGACAAAACCAAAAGCAAGAAGTTTTAAGGTAAGCGTATATGAAAATAAAAAAGAGAATTTAATCAATTATAATAAGAATAAAGAAATAAAACCTATTATAGTGGGAAGCGGTCCAAGCGGATTATTTGCCGCACTTTATCTTGCTAAGATGGGGTATAAACCTATTATTTTTGAAAGAGGCGAAGAAATAAAAGACAGAGTCGGAACAGTAAAGGATTTCTTCGATAATGCGGTTCTTGATGAAAATTCAAATGTTCAATTCGGTTTAGGCGGGGCAGGGACATTCTCTGACGGAAAAATTAATTCAAGGATCAAAAGTCCGCTTAAAAATGAAGTTTTAGATACTTTTATAAGCTGCGGAGCTCCAAGAGAAATAAAATATTTAAATAAACCTCATCTCGGAACGGATAAACTCAGAACAATAGTCGATGATTTAAAAGCTTTGATAGAATACTATGGAGGAGAGTTTAAATTTTCATCAACTGTAACCGATATTATTGTAGATAATGATAAAGTTAAAGGTGTCGTAGTTAATGATAAAGATGAGTTTCTTTCCGATGTAGTTATCATGGGAATCGGTAACGGTGCAAGAGATACATTTAAGATGTTACATAAACATAATGTAAGTATGGTAAGTAAATCTTTTGCTTTGGGATTTAGGGTAGAACATTTAAGAGAGGATATAGACAGATGTTGCTACAGTGATTATGCCGGACATAAAGTTTTGGGGGCTGCTGACTATAATCTTACATATCATGATGAAGAAACCAAAAAGGGTGTTTATTCTTTTTGTAACTGTCCGGGAGGTGTAGTTGTTGCGGGAGCAAGCTCAAAGGGACAGGTAGTTACAAACGGTATGAGCTTCAGAAGCAGGAATATGATAAACACCAATTCCGCTATCGTTGTAAATGTGAATGAAAATGACTATGGAAACGACCTATTTTCAGGAATAAAATTTCAGGAAGATTTAGAAAGAAAAGCTTATGAAATGGGCGGAAGCGACTATAAAGCACCATATATGAGTATATATGATTTTTTAGGCTTAAAAGGAAAGACAAATGTCAAACCGAGCTATTTACCGGGAGTAAAAGAAAGCGATTTGAATCAGCTTCTACCCGAAAATTTAAATAATGCAATAAAAAATTCTTTGATTTCATTTAATAATTTTTTTGAAACATTTTATAACGGGATAATTACCGGAGTAGAAACGAGGACCTCTTCTCCCGTAAGGATTTTAAGAGATAAAAATACATTAGAAAGTGAAAATATAAAGGGGCTTTATCCTATTGGTGAAGGCGCAGGATATGCCGGAGGTATATTATCAAGCGCAGTGGATGGGATAAAAGCCGCACTTGCCATAAACGAAAATTAA